From a region of the Gossypium raimondii isolate GPD5lz chromosome 10, ASM2569854v1, whole genome shotgun sequence genome:
- the LOC105778350 gene encoding cytokinin dehydrogenase 6, with protein sequence MLVSFPGQNNMLVLRSFMILFFSCITIKINLCFPSIPSSLKTLSIDGHFDFEQVEHAAKDFGNRYSYLPLAVLYPKSVSDVATTVNHVWQIGGGSELKVAARGHGHSLQGQAQAHRGVVINMESLQGLKMQVHTGNFPYVDVSGGELWINILRQSLKHGLAPKSWTDYLHLTVGGTLSNAGISGQAFRHGPQISNVYQLEVVTGKGEVVNCSEKQNSDLFYSVLGGLGQFGIITRARISLEPAPEMVKWIRMVYTDFATFTRDQEKLISGQSTFDYVEGFVIINRTGLLNNWRSSFNPQDPLQASQFKSDGRTLFCLELAKYFNHEDMVLVNQEIKTSLSQLNHIPSTLFISEVPYMEFLDRVHISEIKLRSRGLWEVPHPWLNLFIPKSKIHSFAQEVFGNILTDTSSGPILIYPVNKSKWDNRTSVVIPEEDVFYLVAFLSSAVPSSTGNDGLEQILIRNKRILDYCEIAGLGVKQYLPHFSTQGEWKSHFGPHWEAFIRRKSTYDPSAILAPGQRIFQKPIAYS encoded by the exons ATGCTTGTTAGCTTTCCCGGACAAAACAACATGCTTGTCTTAAGAAGCTTCATGATCTTGTTCTTCAGCTGCATAACCATTAAAATCAACCTCTGTTTTCCAAGTattccttcttcactaaaaacaCTTTCCATTGATGGACATTTCGATTTTGAACAAGTCGAGCATGCAGCTAAAGATTTTGGTAATAGATACAGTTACCTCCCTTTAGCTGTTTTATACCCGAAGTCAGTTTCCGACGTTGCTACCACAGTGAATCATGTTTGGCAGATTGGTGGCGGTTCAGAACTAAAAGTAGCAGCTAGAGGGCATGGTCACTCACTCCAGGGACAAGCACAAGCTCACCGAGGTGTTGTGATCAACATGGAATCACTCCAAGGCCTTAAAATGCAGGTTCACACTGGGAACTTCCCTTATGTGGATGTATCAGGTGGTGAGTTATGGATAAATATACTGCGTCAAAGCCTGAAACATGGGTTAGCACCAAAATCTTGGACAGATTACCTACATTTAACAGTTGGTGGCACTTTGTCCAATGCTGGGATCAGTGGACAAGCATTTCGGCATGGACCGCAGATCAGTAATGTTTACCAACTGGAAGTTGTAACAG GGAAAGGAGAAGTGGTGAATTGCTCTGAGAAACAGAACAGTGATCTGTTTTACAGCGTCCTTGGAGGATTGGGTCAGTTTGGCATCATAACAAGGGCGAGAATATCACTTGAACCAGCACCCGAAATG GTCAAATGGATTAGGATGGTGTATACAGATTTTGCCACATTTACTAGGGACCAAGAGAAGTTAATATCAGGACAAAGCACATTTGATTATGTTGAAGGATTTGTGATAATAAACAGGACTGGTTTATTGAATAACTGGAGATCATCATTCAATCCACAAGATCCTCTACAAGCTAGCCAATTCAAGTCTGATGGAAGGACGCTCTTTTGTCTTGAATTAGCAAAGTACTTTAACCATGAAGATATGGTACTAGTAAATCAG GAAATAAAGACATCATTATCTCAGTTAAACCATATTCCATCCACACTGTTTATATCAGAAGTTCCATACATGGAGTTTTTAGACAGGGTTCACATTTCTGAGATCAAACTCCGGTCGAGAGGATTGTGGGAAGTTCCACATCCATGGCTTAATCTATTCATCCcaaaaagtaaaatccatagtTTTGCTCAAGAGGTTTTTGGCAATATCCTTACAGATACAAGCAGTGGCCCCATTCTTATCTACCCTGTTAACAAATCGAA ATGGGACAATAGAACATCTGTTGTGATACCAGAAGAAGATGTTTTCTATTTAGTGGCATTCCTTTCGTCTGCGGTACCTTCTTCAACAGGAAATGATGGATTAGAGCAGATATTAATTCGaaacaaaaggattttagactACTGTGAGATAGCTGGCCTTGGTGTAAAGCAATACCTGCCCCACTTTTCAACACAAGGAGAATGGAAATCCCATTTTGGCCCACATTGGGAAGCTTTCATTAGGAGAAAATCCACTTATGACCCCTCGGCTATACTAGCTCCGGGCCAAAGAATATTTCAAAAGCCAATAGCTTACTCATGA
- the LOC105778349 gene encoding putative calcium-transporting ATPase 11, plasma membrane-type, protein MEDYLRKNFAVEPKRPSEEALRRWRSAVALVKNRSRRFRMVADLAKRAEADRRRKIIQEKIRVALYVQKAALNFIDAGKQAESKLPEDVRKAGFHIGADELASIVRSHDMSSFEEHGGVEGLAKKVSVSLTNGVVPTDISFRQNIYGNNKFDEKPARSFWMFVWEALHDLTLIILIVCAVVSIGVGVATEGWPGGLYDGLGIVLCIFLVVFVTAISDYKQSLQFKDLDKEKKNILVQVTREGCRQKISIYDLVVGDIVHLSIGDQVPADGVLISGYSLSIDESSLSGESEPVKVTQERPFLLSGTKVQDGSGKMLVTTVGMRTEWGRLMVTLSEGGVDETPLQVKLNGVATVIGKIGLVFAVLTFLVLTIRFMVTKAQLGEIEKWGMSDVLVLLNFFAVAVTIIVVAVPEGLPLAVTLSLAFAMKKLMSDKALVRHLSACETMGSATCICTDKTGTLTTNHMVVDKIWTCGRTISIAGDNKREDVLRSSIAGEVLDLLLQSIFQNTGAEVVKGKDGKNNILGSPTETAILEFGLLLGGEFKKYRKESTILKVEPFNSEKKRMSVLVSLSNGGENRAFCKGASEIILESCNKVINVDGKAEHLSKEQKKYITDVINGFACEALRTLCLAFKDVKDTSDVHSDSIPQENYTLIAVIGIKDPVRPGVRQAVETCLSAGIKVRIVTGDNINTAKAIARECGILTENGLAIEGPEFRDMSPRQMEETIPKLQVLARSLPLDKHKLVTYLRKEFKEVVAVTGDGTNDAPALHEADIGLAMGIAGTEVAKENADVIIMDDNFATIQNVARWGRAVYINIQKFVQFQLTVNIVALMLNFVSACISGSAPLTAVQLLWVNMIMDTLGALALATEPPHEGLMKRPPIGRDVAFITRVMWRNIIGQTIYQLIVLAILKFDGERLLKISGSNATAILNTLIFNSFVFCQVFNEINSRDMEKINVFRGFFDSWLFIMVMVCTVGFQSIIVELLGTVADTVPLSWELWLTSILLGAGSLIVAVILKCIPVENCKEASTTKHHDGYEPLPTGPDMA, encoded by the exons ATGGAGGACTACTTGAGAAAGAACTTTGCCGTTGAACCCAAAAGGCCATCCGAAGAAGCTCTAAGGAGATGGAGGTCTGCTGTCGCTCTCGTCAAGAACCGCAGTCGTAGGTTTCGTATGGTTGCTGATCTTGCTAAGCGTGCTGAAGCTGATCGCAGGCGTAAAATTATccag GAAAAAATTAGGGTAGCTCTTTATGTGCAAAAAGCGGCATTGAATTTCATTGATG CTGGCAAGCAAGCTGAAAGCAAGCTTCCAGAAGATGTTAGGAAAGCTGGTTTTCACATTGGAGCGGATGAGCTAGCATCCATTGTTCGGTCCCATGACATGAGTAGCTTTGAAGAACATGGAGGAGTAGAAGGCTTAGCCAAAAAAGTCTCTGTTTCACTGACCAACGGCGTTGTTCCAACTGATATCTCATTCAGGCAAAATATATATGGCAAcaacaaatttgatgaaaaacCTGCTAGATCCTTTTGGATGTTTGTGTGGGAAGCGCTGCATGACCTGACTTTGATTATTCTCATAGTATGTGCTGTTGTTTCTATAGGTGTTGGAGTTGCTACTGAAGGGTGGCCTGGTGGCCTGTATGATGGGCTAGGAATAGTACTTTGCATTTTCCTGGTTGTATTTGTTACTGCCATTAGTGATTACAAGCAGTCCTTGCAATTCAAAGACTtggataaagaaaagaaaaatatactTGTTCAGGTCACCAGAGAAGGGTGCAGGCAGAAGATTTCTATCTATGATCTGGTGGTTGGGGATATTGTTCATCTATCAATTGGAGATCAAGTTCCAGCAGACGGTGTTCTAATATCTGGTTACAGCTTATCGATCGATGAATCAAGCTTGTCTGGGGAGAGTGAGCCTGTAAAAGTAACTCAGGAGAGACCTTTTCTTCTCTCAGGGACAAAAGTCCAGGATGGCTCTGGGAAAATGTTAGTGACAACAGTTGGTATGAGGACTGAATGGGGAAGACTGATGGTTACTCTAAGCGAAGGTGGAGTAGATGAAACACCTCTACAGGTGAAGCTCAACGGAGTTGCTACGGTTATTGGAAAGATTGGTTTGGTATTTGCTGTTTTGACATTTTTGGTTCTCACCATAAGGTTTATGGTGACAAAGGCACAGCTCGGGGAGATTGAAAAGTGGGGTATGAGCGACGTTCTGGTTCTCTTGAATTTCTTTGCCGTTGCAGTGACCATAATTGTAGTTGCAGTTCCAGAAGGATTACCACTGGCAGTAACATTAAGTCTTGCATTTGCAATGAAGAAGTTAATGAGTGATAAAGCTCTTGTAAGACATCTCTCAGCATGTGAGACAATGGGTTCAGCCACTTGCATTTGTACTGACAAAACAGGGACACTCACTACTAATCATATGGTTGTTGACAAAATTTGGACTTGTGGGCGAACCATAAGTATTGCAGGAGATAACAAGAGGGAGGATGTTTTGCGGTCCTCAATTGCTGGAGAAGTATTGGACCTACTTTTGCAGTCCATATTTCAAAATACAGGAGCTGAAGTAGTCAAGGGAAAAGATGGCAAGAACAACATTTTGGGTTCTCCAACAGAGACAGCAATATTAGAGTTTGGTTTGCTGTTGGGAGGTGAATTCAAAAAGTATAGGAAGGAATCTACAATTCTGAAAGTTGAGCCTTTCAATTCAGAGAAGAAAAGGATGTCCGTCCTTGTCTCCCTTTCTAATGGTGGTGAGAATAGAGCATTTTGCAAAGGTGCATCAGAAATCATTTTAGAATCTTGCAACAAGGTAATCAATGTTGATGGGAAGGCTGAACATCTATCCAAAGAGCAGAAGAAGTACATCACTGATGTAATTAATGGCTTTGCCTGTGAGGCTCTAAGAACTCTATGCTTGGCTTTCAAGGATGTAAAAGACACTTCAGATGTACATAGCGATAGCATCCCTCAAGAAAACTATACGTTGATAGCTGTGATTGGAATTAAGGATCCTGTACGTCCTGGGGTAAGGCAAGCAGTGGAAACTTGTTTATCTGCTGGAATTAAAGTGCGGATAGTTACTGGAGACAACATTAATACTGCTAAAGCTATAGCAAGAGAGTGTGGAATTTTGACAGAAAACGGTTTGGCAATTGAAGGGCCAGAATTTCGTGACATGAGCCCACGGCAGATGGAGGAGACCATACCAAAACTTCAG GTTCTGGCCCGATCATTGCCCTTGGACAAGCACAAACTTGTAACCTACTTGAGGAAGGAGTTTAAAGAAGTGGTGGCCGTGACTGGTGATGGGACAAACGATGCACCAGCTTTGCATGAGGCTGACATTGGACTTGCTATGGGAATAGCTGGTACAGAG GTTGCAAAAGAAAATGCCGATGTTATCATAATGGATGACAACTTCGCGACTATACAGAATGTAGCCAGATGGGGCCGTGCAGTTTATATCAATATCCAAAAGTTTGTACAGTTCCAGCTAACAGTTAACATTGTGGCTCTCATGCTCAATTTTGTTTCTGCTTGCATCTCAG GTTCTGCCCCTCTGACGGCTGTTCAGCTACTTTGGGTGAACATGATCATGGACACTCTCGGTGCATTGGCATTGGCCACAGAACCTCCTCATGAAGGCCTAATGAAAAGACCCCCTATTGGAAGGGATGTAGCCTTCATCACCAGGGTCATGTGGAGGAATATAATTGGTCAGACAATTTATCAATTGATTGTACTTGCAATTCTCAAATTTGATGGGGAACGGCTTTTGAAGATTTCTGGTTCAAATGCTACTGCTATTTTAAATACACTCATCTTCAATTCATTTGTGTTTTGCCAG GTGTTCAATGAAATCAATAGCAGGGATATGGAGAAGATAAATGTTTTCCGAGGCTTCTTCGATAGCTGGCTATTCATTATGGTGATGGTCTGTACAGTGGGTTTCCAAAGCATAATAGTGGAACTATTGGGTACAGTTGCAGATACTGTGCCACTGAGCTGGGAGTTATGGCTGACCAGCATTTTACTTGGAGCAGGAAGCCTCATTGTTGCTGTTATCCTCAAATGCATACCCGTTGAGAACTGCAAAGAAGCTTCCACAACCAAGCACCATGATGGCTACGAACCGCTCCCGACTGGCCCAGATATGGCTTGA
- the LOC105777516 gene encoding uncharacterized protein LOC105777516, whose product MMEQPHSCCKGAEVLLNLQPTSSVSIQYHPFFGPHDDLVLLELDEKLLSDVLYQRVTLRGQPDEDAVLCTKSKTYSVKFVGTSNSVFLIPPADCSTSHESGGENYKQQVATASVIKVAPGNMELVEVAPRLDKLKSILSENLYSSDEASTAMGDLYKWDDLINKVQASDDELKAGLQALSAVEIDGYWRIVDEKYMDVILRMLLHNSVLNDWSLDSLVEDKVVSVLESDGFPCKLVYHCLNVYGSRVEEEAMGGGVWRLDARRVCVHFARGILREGKRKMESFMEEWLRMIPEEMQPSFDMLEGEVLTEKLGVETWVRALSVSSLPTTPAERFSILFKERAKWEWKDLEPYIRDLNVPGLSSEALLLKYTRRSQPSIDAEPVFSAR is encoded by the exons ATGATGGAACAACCTCATTCGTGTTGCAAGGGAGCTGAAGTGTTATTAAATCTCCAGCCAACTTCTTCAGTTTCTATTCAATATCATCCGTTCTTTGGTCCCCATGATGATTTGGTTCTACTCGAGCTTGATGAGAAACTTCTCTCTGATGTCCTGTACCAGAG GGTAACCTTAAGAGGACAGCCTGATGAAGATGCGGTTCTTTGCACCAAGTCGAAAACATACTCGGTTAAATTTGTAGGAACTTCAAACTCTGTGTTCCTTATACCACCTGCAGATTGTTCAACGTCGCATGAAAGTGGCGGGGAAAATTACAAGCAACAAGTTGCTACAGCATCAGTCATCAAAGTTGCACCTGGTAACATGGAGCTTGTTGAGGTTGCTCCTAGACTTGACAAGCTCAAATCAATTCTCTCAGAGAATCTTTACAGCTCCGATGAGGCATCAACGGCAATGGGGGATTTGTATAAATGGGATGATCTTATAAACAAGGTTCAAGCTAGCGATGATGAATTAAAGGCTGGATTACAAGCTCTTTCAGCCGTGGAGATTGATGGATATTGGAGAATTGTGGATGAGAAATACATGGACGTGATTCTTAGGATGCTTTTGCATAATTCCGTGTTGAATGACTGGTCTCTGGACTCACTTGTTGAAGATAAAGTTGTGAGTGTATTGGAATCGGATGGATTTCCATGCAAACTTGTCTACCATTGTTTGAATGTCTATGGTAGTAGGGTGGAGGAGGAGGCCATGGGCGGAGGTGTTTGGAGACTGGATGCAAGACGAGTATGCGTGCATTTTGCAAGGGGGATATTGAGAGAAGGAAAGAGGAAGATGGAGAGTTTCATGGAAGAATGGTTGCGGATGATTCCAGAAGAAATGCAGCCCAGTTTTGATATGTTAGAAGGTGAAGTGTTGACTGAGAAGCTTGGTGTAGAGACATGGGTTCGTGCCCTCAGTGTTTCCTCATTGCCAACAACTCCTGCAGAACGTTTTTCCATCCTCTTCAAAGAACGAGCTAAATGGGAGTGGAAAGATTTAGAGCCCTACATTAG ggATCTAAATGTACCCGGGCTTTCATCGGAAGCTTTGCTTCTGAAGTACACTCGGAGATCTCAACCGAGCATTGATGCGGAACCTGTTTTTAGTGCTAgatag